One stretch of Nicotiana tabacum cultivar K326 chromosome 18, ASM71507v2, whole genome shotgun sequence DNA includes these proteins:
- the LOC107832678 gene encoding cell division cycle protein 48 homolog has product MKGKNKNQSSESKEIKKDYTTAILERKKAPNRLIVDESTKDENSIVFLNPETMEKLQLFRGDTVLIKGKRKRDTISTAEVDETCEESKIRMNKVVRNNLRIRLGDIASVHLCSNIQYGKRVHVLPIDDTIEGLTGDLFEVYLKPYFTDSYRPLRKGDIFNVRGGMRSVEFKVVETDPPDYCIVAPDTEIFIEGDPIRREDEERALDEIGYDDVGGVRKQMAQIRELVELPLRHPQLFKCIGVKPPKGILLYGPPGSGKTTIARAVANETGAFFLVINGPEIMSKMAGESEANLRNAFVEAEKNAPSIIFIDEVDSIAPNREKTNGEVERRIVSQLLTLMDGLKSRAHVVVMAATNRPNSIDPALRRFGRFDREIDIGVPDEVGRLEILLVHTKNMKLDEDVDLEMVAKDTHGHVGADLAALTTEAALQCIREKMDVIDMEDDTIDADVLNSMAVNNEHFKAALGTTNPSSLRETVVEVPNVSWDDIGGLETVKRELQETVQYPVEHPELFEKFGMSASKGVLFHGPPGCGKTLLAKAVANECQANFISVKGPELLTMWFGESEANVRELFDKARQSAPCILFFDELDSIAIKRGSSVGDAGGAADRVLNQLLTEMDGMNAKKTVFVIGATNRPDILDPALLRPGRLDQLIYIPLPDEESRYQIFRACLRKSPVSSKVDLKHLAKLTEGYSGADITEICQRACKYAIRGEIEKDIEREKKRMENPDIMEEDIQEEVAEIKVSHFEESMKYARRSVSDLDISKYHDFAQSLQQSRGFGSEFNFTNNNTAATDANAAKENPFENSAGVKDCDAELYD; this is encoded by the coding sequence ATGAAAGGTAAAAACAAAAACCAATCCTCTGAATCCAAAGAAATCAAAAAAGACTATACCACAGcaattcttgaaaggaaaaaAGCTCCAAATAGACTCATAGTTGATGAATCAACAAAAGATGAAAATTCCATTGTTTTTCTCAATCCAGAAACTATGGAAAAACTTCAACTATTTCGCGGCGATACTGTTTTaatcaaaggaaaaagaaaaagagatacaATTAGTACAGCAGAAGTTGATGAAACATGTGAAGAATCAAAGATTCGTATGAACAAAGTTGTTAGAAACAACCTACGAATCCGTTTAGGTGATATTGCTTCTGTCCATCTTTGTAGTAATATTCAATATGGTAAACGTGTGCATGTTCTTCCTATTGATGATACTATTGAAGGTTTAACAGGTGATCTATTTGAGGTTTATTTAAAACCTTATTTTACTGATTCTTATCGTCCTTTACGAAAAGGTGATATTTTTAATGTTAGAGGAGGGATGAGGAGTGTAGAGTTTAAGGTTGTGGAAACTGATCCACCTGATTATTGTATTGTTGCTCCTGATACGGAGATTTTTATCGAGGGTGATCCGATTAGAAGGGAAGACGAGGAACGAGCATTAGACGAGATTGGTTACGATGATGTTGGTGGTGTTAGGAAACAAATGGCGCAAATTCGCGAGTTGGTTGAGTTGCCATTGAGACATCCACAGCTTTTTAAGTGCATTGGTGTGAAACCCCCTAAAGGGATTCTTTTGTATGGACCTCCTGGTTCAGGGAAAACTACTATAGCCCGAGCTGTGGCTAATGAAACTGGTGCTTTTTTCTTGGTTATTAATGGACCTGAGATTATGTCTAAGATGGCTGGTGAGAGTGAGGCTAATTTGAGGAATGCTTTTGTGGAAGCTGAAAAGAATGCACCTTCTATAATTTTCATTGATGAGGTTGATTCTATCGCGCCTAATAGAGAAAAAACTAATGGAGAGGTAGAAAGGAGGATTGTTTCGCAGCTTTTGACTTTAATGGATGGACTTAAGTCGCGTGCACATGTTGTCGTTATGGCTGCAACGAATAGGCCTAATAGTATTGATCCTGCACTGAGAAGGTTTGGGAGATTCGATAGGGAAATTGACATTGGCGTGCCTGATGAGGTTGGTCGCCTTGAGATTCTTCTTGTTCACACAAAGAACATGAAGTTGGACGAGGATGTTGATTTGGAAATGGTTGCAAAGGATACACATGGTCATGTTGGTGCTGATTTAGCAGCATTGACTACTGAGGCTGCGCTTCAATGCATTAGGGAGAAGATGGATGTTATCGACATGGAAGACGATACAATTGATGCTGATGTACTCAATTCCATGGCAGTTAATAACGAACATTTCAAGGCTGCTTTAGGAACAACAAATCCCTCTTCTCTTCGCGAGACAGTCGTTGAAGTTCCAAACGTTTCATGGGATGATATTGGAGGGCTTGAAACTGTCAAACGCGAGCTTCAAGAGACAGTACAGTATCCAGTGGAACATCCTGAATTGTTTGAGAAATTCGGGATGTCTGCTTCAAAGGGTGTTTTGTTCCATGGTCCTCCCGGATGTGGAAAAACTCTGTTGGCTAAGGCAGTAGCCAACGAATGCCAAGCAAACTTCATTAGTGTCAAAGGTCCTGAATTGCTTACAATGTGGTTTGGAGAAAGTGAAGCCAATGTCAGAGAACTTTTCGACAAGGCACGCCAATCTGCACCTTGCATTCtgttcttcgacgaattggattCAATTGCTATTAAGAGAGGAAGTTCAGTAGGCGATGCTGGTGGCGCTGCTGATAGAGTCTTGAATCAGCTCCTAACCGAAATGGATGGAATGAATGCCAAGAAAACTGTTTTTGTGATAGGTGCAACCAATCGGCCAGATATTCTTGATCCTGCACTTTTAAGGCCCGGGCGCCTTGACCAATTGATATACATTCCTCTCCCTGATGAAGAATCAAGATACCAAATTTTTCGCGCATGCTTAAGAAAATCACCTGTTTCCAGTAAAGTAGACTTGAAACATCTAGCCAAGTTAACTGAAGGTTACAGTGGAGCAGACATTACTGAAATATGTCAACGCGCTTGCAAATACGCGATCAGGGGAGAAATCGAAAAGGATATTGAGAGGGagaagaagagaatggagaatcCTGATATAATGGAGGAAGATATTCAAGAAGAGGTTGCTGAAATTAAGGTATCACATTTTGAGGAATCAATGAAGTATGCTAGGAGAAGTGTTAGTGATTTGGACATTTCAAAATACCATGATTTTGCTCAGTCTTTGCAACAGTCAAGAGGCTTTGGTAGTGAATTCAACTTCACAAATAATAACACTGCTGCTACTGATGCTAATGCTGCTAAGGAAAATCCTTTTGAGAATTCTGCTGGAGTTAAAGATTGTGATGCTGAGTTATATGATTAG